One Oncorhynchus nerka isolate Pitt River linkage group LG5, Oner_Uvic_2.0, whole genome shotgun sequence genomic window carries:
- the LOC115119808 gene encoding C-terminal-binding protein 1 isoform X3 codes for MNGPMHPRPLVALLDGRDCTIEMPILKDVATVAFCDAQSTQEIHEKVLNEAVGALVYHTITLMREDLDKFKALRIIVRIGSGFDNIDIKSAGDLGIAVCNMPAASVEETADSTLCHILNLYRRTTWLHQALREGTRVQSVEQIREVASGAARIRGETLGIIGLGRVGQAVALRAKAFGFNVIFYDPYLSDGVERALGLQRVNTLQDLLFHSDCVTLHCSLNEHNHHLINDFTIKQMRQGAFLVNTARGGLVEEKALAQALKEGRIRGAALDVHETEPFGFNQGPLKDAPNLICTPHAAWYSEQASIEMREEAAREIRRAISGRIPDSLKNCVNKEFLSQTSHWASMTPAVSHPEVNGAYRYPPGVVSLASGGLPPPVEGIVPSAVPITHSLSSAAHPPRAPSPGQPGKSELDRDQHPNDQL; via the exons ATGAATGGGCCCATGCACCCCCGGCCCCTGGTGGCCCTGCTGGACGGGCGTGACTGCACCATAGAGATGCCCATCCTGAAAGACGTGGCCACTGTGGCCTTCTGTGATGCCCAGTCCACCCAGGAGATCCATGAGAAG GTACTGAACGAGGCAGTAGGAGCTCTGGTGTACCACACCATCACACTAATGAGGGAGGACCTTGACAAATTCAAGGCACTGCGGATCATTGTCCGCATAGGCAGCGGCTTCGACAACATCGATATCAAGTCGGCTGGAGATTTAG GGATAGCAGTGTGTAACATGCCAGCAGCATCGGTGGAGGAGACAGCGGACTCTACACTGTGTCACATCCTTAACCTGTACAGACGGACCACGTGGCTCCACCAGGCGCTGCGCGAGGGCACCCGGGTCCAGAGCGTGGAGCAGATCAGGGAGGTGGCGTCTGGGGCGGCGCGGATCCGTGGGGAGACACTTGGCATCATTGGCCTCG GTCGTGTTGgccaggctgtagcactgagAGCCAAAGCCTTTGGGTTTAATGTGATATTCTACGACCCGTACCTGTCTGACGGGGTGGAGCGAGCCCTGGGCCTGCAGCGCGTCAACACCCTCCAGGACCTGCTCTTCCACAGTGACTGTGTCACCCTCCACTGCAGCCTCAACGAGCACAACCACCACCTCATCAACGACTTTACCATCAAACAG ATGCGCCAGGGTGCGTTCCTGGTTAACACGGCCCGAGGGGGGCTGGTGGAGGAGAAAGCCCTGGCACAGGCCCTGAAAGAGGGGAGGATCCGAGGAGCGGCCCTGGACGtccacgagacagagcccttcgg TTTCAACCAGGGCCCTCTGAAAGATGCTCCGAACCTCATCTGTACTCCCCACGCTGCCTGGTACAGTGAACAGGCTTCTattgagatgagagaggaggcagCCAGGGAGATCCGCCGAGCCATTTCAG GTCGTATTCCAGACAGCCTGAAGAACTGTGTGAATAAAGAGTTCCTAAGCCAGACTAGTCACTGGGCCAGTATGACCCCTGCTGTCAGTCACCCTGAGGTCAATGGTGCATACAG ATACCCTCCTGGTGTTGTGAGTTTGGCCTCTGGGGGGCTCCCTCCGCCTGTAGAGGGGATCGTTCCCAGTGCCGTGCCCATCACACACAGCCTGTCCAGCGCCGCCCACCCCCCTCGCGCCCCCTCGCCGGGCCAGCCAGGCAAATCAGAGTTGGACAGGGATCAGCACCCCAACGACCAGTTGTAG
- the LOC115119808 gene encoding C-terminal-binding protein 1 isoform X2: protein MQGIRPPIMNGPMHPRPLVALLDGRDCTIEMPILKDVATVAFCDAQSTQEIHEKVLNEAVGALVYHTITLMREDLDKFKALRIIVRIGSGFDNIDIKSAGDLGIAVCNMPAASVEETADSTLCHILNLYRRTTWLHQALREGTRVQSVEQIREVASGAARIRGETLGIIGLGRVGQAVALRAKAFGFNVIFYDPYLSDGVERALGLQRVNTLQDLLFHSDCVTLHCSLNEHNHHLINDFTIKQMRQGAFLVNTARGGLVEEKALAQALKEGRIRGAALDVHETEPFGFNQGPLKDAPNLICTPHAAWYSEQASIEMREEAAREIRRAISGRIPDSLKNCVNKEFLSQTSHWASMTPAVSHPEVNGAYRYPPGVVSLASGGLPPPVEGIVPSAVPITHSLSSAAHPPRAPSPGQPGKSELDRDQHPNDQL from the exons ATGCAAG GCATCCGGCCCCCAATTATGAATGGGCCCATGCACCCCCGGCCCCTGGTGGCCCTGCTGGACGGGCGTGACTGCACCATAGAGATGCCCATCCTGAAAGACGTGGCCACTGTGGCCTTCTGTGATGCCCAGTCCACCCAGGAGATCCATGAGAAG GTACTGAACGAGGCAGTAGGAGCTCTGGTGTACCACACCATCACACTAATGAGGGAGGACCTTGACAAATTCAAGGCACTGCGGATCATTGTCCGCATAGGCAGCGGCTTCGACAACATCGATATCAAGTCGGCTGGAGATTTAG GGATAGCAGTGTGTAACATGCCAGCAGCATCGGTGGAGGAGACAGCGGACTCTACACTGTGTCACATCCTTAACCTGTACAGACGGACCACGTGGCTCCACCAGGCGCTGCGCGAGGGCACCCGGGTCCAGAGCGTGGAGCAGATCAGGGAGGTGGCGTCTGGGGCGGCGCGGATCCGTGGGGAGACACTTGGCATCATTGGCCTCG GTCGTGTTGgccaggctgtagcactgagAGCCAAAGCCTTTGGGTTTAATGTGATATTCTACGACCCGTACCTGTCTGACGGGGTGGAGCGAGCCCTGGGCCTGCAGCGCGTCAACACCCTCCAGGACCTGCTCTTCCACAGTGACTGTGTCACCCTCCACTGCAGCCTCAACGAGCACAACCACCACCTCATCAACGACTTTACCATCAAACAG ATGCGCCAGGGTGCGTTCCTGGTTAACACGGCCCGAGGGGGGCTGGTGGAGGAGAAAGCCCTGGCACAGGCCCTGAAAGAGGGGAGGATCCGAGGAGCGGCCCTGGACGtccacgagacagagcccttcgg TTTCAACCAGGGCCCTCTGAAAGATGCTCCGAACCTCATCTGTACTCCCCACGCTGCCTGGTACAGTGAACAGGCTTCTattgagatgagagaggaggcagCCAGGGAGATCCGCCGAGCCATTTCAG GTCGTATTCCAGACAGCCTGAAGAACTGTGTGAATAAAGAGTTCCTAAGCCAGACTAGTCACTGGGCCAGTATGACCCCTGCTGTCAGTCACCCTGAGGTCAATGGTGCATACAG ATACCCTCCTGGTGTTGTGAGTTTGGCCTCTGGGGGGCTCCCTCCGCCTGTAGAGGGGATCGTTCCCAGTGCCGTGCCCATCACACACAGCCTGTCCAGCGCCGCCCACCCCCCTCGCGCCCCCTCGCCGGGCCAGCCAGGCAAATCAGAGTTGGACAGGGATCAGCACCCCAACGACCAGTTGTAG
- the LOC115119809 gene encoding E3 ubiquitin-protein transferase MAEA, translating to MKMAVQETAAQLSMALKVQEYPTLKVPYETLNKRFRAAQKNIDRETSHVTMVVAELEKTLSSFPVVDSVVSLLDGVVEKLSALKRKAAESIQAEDESAKLCKRRIEHLKEHSSDQPVGVNVWKKKRMDRMMVEHLLRCGYYNTAVKLARQSGIEDLVNIEMFLTAKEVEESLERQETATCLAWCHDNKSRLRKMKSCLEFSLRIQEFIELIRQNKRMDAVRHARKHFSQAEGGQLDEVRQVMGMLAFPSDTHISPYKDLLDPARWKMLIQQFRYDNYRLHQLGNNSVFTITLQAGLSAIKTPQCYKEDGTSKNPDCPVCSKSLNKLAQPLPMAHCANSRLVCKISGEVMNENNPPMMLPNGYVYGYNSLLSIRQDDKVICPRTKEVFSFSQAEKVYIM from the exons ATGAAGATGGCGGTGCAAGAGACAGCTGCCCAACTATCCATGGCGCTGAAGGTTCAAGAGTATCCCACTTTGAAG GTACCATATGAAACTCTGAACAAGCGCTTCAGAGCTGCACAGAAGAACATTGACCGGGAGACTAGTCACGtaaccatggtggtggcagagCTGGAGAAGACTCTCAGCAGTTTCCCAGTGGTGGATTCTGTGGTGTCCCTTCTGGATGGGGTGGTGGAGAAGCTCAGTGCCCTGAAGAGGAAG GCTGCTGAGTCCATCCAGGCGGAGGATGAGAGTGCTAAACTGTGTAAGCGGAGGATTGAACACCTGAAGGAACACAGCAGCGACCAGCCAGTGGGCGTCAATGTCTGGAAGAAGAAACGAATGGACCGCATGATGGTAGAACACTTGCTGCGGTGTGGCTATTACAACACAGCGGTCAAACTGGCACGGCAAAGTGGCATTGAG GACCTGGTCAACATTGAGATGTTCCTCACAGCCAAAGAGGTggaggagtcgctagagcgacAGGAAACCGCCACCTGTTTGGCCTGGTGTCATGACAACAAATCACGCCTCCGCAAGATGAAG AGTTGTTTGGAGTTTAGTCTGCGAATCCAGGAATTTATCGAGCTCATCCGACAGAACAAGCGCATGGACGCCGTCAG ACATGCGCGGAAGCACTTCAGCCAAGCAGAGGGGGGTCAGCTGGACGAGGTGCGGCAGGTGATGGGTATGCTGGCGTTCCCCTCAGACACCCATATCTCCCCTTATAAG GATCTCCTGGACCCTGCCCGCTGGAAAATGCTGATCCAACAGTTCAGATATGACAACTACAGATTACATCAGCTGGGCAACAACtctgtgtttaccatcacactCCAGGCTGGCCTGTCTGCTATCAAAACTCC TCAGTGTTATAAGGAGGATGGCACCTCTAAAAACCCGGACTGCCCCGTGTGCAGCAAGTCCCTGAACAAACTGGCCCAGCCCCTGCCCATGGCACACTGTGCCAACTCCCGTCTGGTGTGCAAAATCTCTGGGGAGGTGATGAATGAGAACAACCCACCCATGATGCTGCCCAACGGCTATGTTTACGGATACAAC TCTCTTCTATCCATTCGTCAAGATGACAAGGTGATCTGCCCCAGAACCAAAGAAGTCTTCAGCTTCTCCCAAGCTGAGAAGGTGTACATCATGTGA
- the LOC115119808 gene encoding C-terminal-binding protein 1 isoform X1 gives MGSSHLLNKGMPLGIRPPIMNGPMHPRPLVALLDGRDCTIEMPILKDVATVAFCDAQSTQEIHEKVLNEAVGALVYHTITLMREDLDKFKALRIIVRIGSGFDNIDIKSAGDLGIAVCNMPAASVEETADSTLCHILNLYRRTTWLHQALREGTRVQSVEQIREVASGAARIRGETLGIIGLGRVGQAVALRAKAFGFNVIFYDPYLSDGVERALGLQRVNTLQDLLFHSDCVTLHCSLNEHNHHLINDFTIKQMRQGAFLVNTARGGLVEEKALAQALKEGRIRGAALDVHETEPFGFNQGPLKDAPNLICTPHAAWYSEQASIEMREEAAREIRRAISGRIPDSLKNCVNKEFLSQTSHWASMTPAVSHPEVNGAYRYPPGVVSLASGGLPPPVEGIVPSAVPITHSLSSAAHPPRAPSPGQPGKSELDRDQHPNDQL, from the exons ATGGGAAGCTCGCATTTGCTGAACAAAGGCATGCCTTTAG GCATCCGGCCCCCAATTATGAATGGGCCCATGCACCCCCGGCCCCTGGTGGCCCTGCTGGACGGGCGTGACTGCACCATAGAGATGCCCATCCTGAAAGACGTGGCCACTGTGGCCTTCTGTGATGCCCAGTCCACCCAGGAGATCCATGAGAAG GTACTGAACGAGGCAGTAGGAGCTCTGGTGTACCACACCATCACACTAATGAGGGAGGACCTTGACAAATTCAAGGCACTGCGGATCATTGTCCGCATAGGCAGCGGCTTCGACAACATCGATATCAAGTCGGCTGGAGATTTAG GGATAGCAGTGTGTAACATGCCAGCAGCATCGGTGGAGGAGACAGCGGACTCTACACTGTGTCACATCCTTAACCTGTACAGACGGACCACGTGGCTCCACCAGGCGCTGCGCGAGGGCACCCGGGTCCAGAGCGTGGAGCAGATCAGGGAGGTGGCGTCTGGGGCGGCGCGGATCCGTGGGGAGACACTTGGCATCATTGGCCTCG GTCGTGTTGgccaggctgtagcactgagAGCCAAAGCCTTTGGGTTTAATGTGATATTCTACGACCCGTACCTGTCTGACGGGGTGGAGCGAGCCCTGGGCCTGCAGCGCGTCAACACCCTCCAGGACCTGCTCTTCCACAGTGACTGTGTCACCCTCCACTGCAGCCTCAACGAGCACAACCACCACCTCATCAACGACTTTACCATCAAACAG ATGCGCCAGGGTGCGTTCCTGGTTAACACGGCCCGAGGGGGGCTGGTGGAGGAGAAAGCCCTGGCACAGGCCCTGAAAGAGGGGAGGATCCGAGGAGCGGCCCTGGACGtccacgagacagagcccttcgg TTTCAACCAGGGCCCTCTGAAAGATGCTCCGAACCTCATCTGTACTCCCCACGCTGCCTGGTACAGTGAACAGGCTTCTattgagatgagagaggaggcagCCAGGGAGATCCGCCGAGCCATTTCAG GTCGTATTCCAGACAGCCTGAAGAACTGTGTGAATAAAGAGTTCCTAAGCCAGACTAGTCACTGGGCCAGTATGACCCCTGCTGTCAGTCACCCTGAGGTCAATGGTGCATACAG ATACCCTCCTGGTGTTGTGAGTTTGGCCTCTGGGGGGCTCCCTCCGCCTGTAGAGGGGATCGTTCCCAGTGCCGTGCCCATCACACACAGCCTGTCCAGCGCCGCCCACCCCCCTCGCGCCCCCTCGCCGGGCCAGCCAGGCAAATCAGAGTTGGACAGGGATCAGCACCCCAACGACCAGTTGTAG